The Syntrophobotulus glycolicus DSM 8271 DNA window AGTACTTCAAGGACGGGCCGCCAGCCGACGATGTCGGTGCGATTCGACTGCCCATTGTTGTTCCAATAGCGGGCCGAAATGTAGCCGCGAAGCGCACGGGTAGCGGTGTTGCCTGTGTAGGTCTCTTGACACCATGAATACATACCCGCCCAATGCCAAAAATCGCCATGAGTGCTCGTGTAGTCAGCCGTTGCAAGGGTAGAGTCAAGGTCTGCCGAAGTGGGAGCAGGGAGCCCTGTGATGACCTCCTCGCGGGTGACGAATCTGTCCCACTCGTTTGTAGCCGGAGAACCGCCGGAGTAGGCGTCCGTTCCGCTCCTGTAGTTGCTGCCGCCCGTCAGAGCTCTCAGCTTGTACTCGGCCCCGTCAATAGTGATGGTTTTGCCAAAAATACGATTGTCGCCGTTGAGGTCGTCCCACGACACATTAGCCAGGATGACCCTGTCACAAATAAGAAGGGTCTTGTCTCCGTCCTTGATTTTGTGCCATTTGAGCTGATTCGCTTCAGTTCCCGGAGTGTTGCCGATAGTCCAGCTTGACATCGTGGTCAAGGTGTTAAAGTCGGCAATGTCTCCGACTGTACTCTGACCTGTCGGCGCGGAGCTGATGCGCCACGGTTTAGTGGGGCGAGGTTGGATTACTCCGCTCTTGTACAGGCCGCCGAGATTGATTGTTCCGAGATATTCTGCCAAAATAAATCTCTCCTTCCACTTTGATATAGGGGTATGGTGCGAAAATCTTCTTGCAGAGGTTGAAGCTGCATGACCAGCGTGCATATCCGAGCCATGAGCTCACGGCCTGAACGACTTCCTTCTTGGTCATTTCCCCGGCCTTTTGCTTTTCGTCCATACGCTTAATGCGTCGCTTCATCGCCTGTTTTGATTTATCCCTCAATAGGCGGTGAGTCGTCCAGATTTTGAAGCCATAGGCATTGACGCCCTGCTCCAACGGGAAAATCTTGGTCTTTTGGTTAGTCTCAAGCCCGAGTCGCTCCTCAAGGAACGTCTTGATTTTTTTGAGGTACTCCTGGGCCTGTTCCTTCGTTGGCGTCACGATGCAAACATCGTCCATGTACCGGGTGTAATACTTCACCTTGAGGAACCTCACGCAATACTGGTCGAGCTTGTCGAGGTAGATGTTCGCCATGTCCTGCGAGGTCACGTTCCCGAGCGGTATTCCTTTTTCTCCTTCCGGGCTTGAGTCAATGATTTTGTTAAGGAGCCGGAGAAGTTTTTCGTCCTTGATTTTCTTTTGAAGGATTCTCTTCAGGATGTCCCTGTCGATAGAGTAAAAGAACTTTTTGACATCTATTTTGAGAATCCATCCTCCGCCGTGCTTCCATTTGCACAACCTCATGTTATGCTGAAGGTGTTCGACCGCCCTGTGATTCCCTTTGTCCTCTTGGCAAGCAAACGAGCCTTTGATAAATACCGGCTTATAGACTTCCTTGAGAACGCTGTGAACCGCGAATTGCACGGTCTTGTCCCGAATATGAGGAGCGGAGATATTTCTCTCTTTCGGCTCGAAAACCTTGAATCGAATGTACTTCCCGACCTCATATTCTTCATCCTTGAGGTCTCGCCACAAGTGGACGAGATTCCTCTCCCTGCACATATCGAAGATGACGGCTTCCTTTTGGAATTTCCGCGCTCCTCGTTGTGTCTCACGGTATCCTTTCGCTATGTTGTCGTAGTCAACAACTGCGTCAAACAGCGGGCTTTTAGTAGTGTTCGTCATAATGGCATCCCTTTCATGAAGCGGCTTGGCAGTTATGACATTGTTCATGTGTTTACACCGTTTCCACAGTGAAGGATTGCCCCTCCCTTGAAGTATAACAAGGACTCGCCGATGAAGCCGTGACCGCATCGGACGAAAGACTTACAGGGCGGGCCGCCAGCCGACGTTGTCGTTGCGATTCGACTGCCCATTGTTGTTCCAATAGCGGGCCGAATTGTAGCCGCGAATCGCACGGTTAGCGGTCAAACAGGGACAACCCTGTGAGTAGTTACTTTTTCCCGTAGTGGGCCTTTATCAGACCCCCGCATATGCGCCCGAGCTCGGAGATTTTCTCTTGCAGCTCATAGGCTTTCTTTTGGGTGATGTACTTCTGATTCCTCGCCATCCCAAAATGAATGAGCAGGAGCTTCAGGTCTGCGTCCACCTCCCGGAGGTAATGGATGCGGTCATCCGTCTTGAGTGCGCTGTACATCATAGTGTTTCGGATGACCCTGTAACATGCCTGTTTTATCTCTTGGCAGAGGCAAAACTTCTCGGACTGCGGGAAGTTCCTCAAAAGGGGATAAATCCTGTCAAGGAAGATTTCAGCTTTCTTCTGAAGCATGGAAGGCTCCACGAATCAAACACCTCTTTTCCCGCAATCTCTCAAGTTCTTGGACGTCTCCGTAATACTCGCATCCGTAGTCGGTGAGCTTGATTGTCGCTTTCTTGTCTGTCCCTGTGATGATGCCGGAGATGATGAAGTCATCATCCTTGAGGCCGGAGCAATCACCGTCGCATAAAGGAACCAATTCACTGAACAAGTTCCCTATCATGCAGCTCAGCTCCCTCCTCGGGCACGCCACTTTATACATAGATTTTCCGCGCCACCGGGTCATAGATGCCGTTGCTGAGCTTGATGTTGCTGAGCGAGCTGAAGTTCTCAATAAACACGTTGTTGGTCATATTATTCAAGGTTGCATCCTTGACGACCTTGAGCTCAGCCTGAAGCTGTGCAATAGAGGCATCCTGAGTTATGGTCTGCGCGGTGACTGCCTGGATGCCGTCGTCCATATGACCGAGATTGTTCTCGCTCAGCGGCGTCCCGTTCTGGATGACTTCGCCCGTTTCCTCGTCGACGACATGGTCTTTCCATCCGACTTTGCTATAAGGATTCAACACTTTCAACCTCCATTTCTGTAAAGCGGTACTTAAAGGCTACATAGAGCCCCTTGCTTTGTGGTTTCGTAAAGACCCTGTCGGTCAGCGCGACCACATCGCCGTCATTGTCGACGAGCTGCACGTTTGAGACGCTGCCGACAACCGCATCGTCAAAGTAGACGTAAATCTTCACGACGTCTCCTTCAACGATAGACTTGAAAATCGGCCTTGTCTGCGGAGCTCCGTTGAGGCTGTACGCCGCATGATGGATAGAGCTCGCGAACCTTTGGGCCTGTTTGTTTAGGCCGATGCCCGTCAATGTCTTCATGGTCATTCATCTCCTTTCGTCATGGTTTTCTCTGATGCGAGAGGATAAGTCACTTCACCATCGCGGGCCGAAGACTTGACCTCCGAGACGGAATCAAAGCCATAATAAAGCGAACAATTCTCCTCGTGGTATATCCTCCGCGATGTCATTGTCCGGCCTGTCAGAGGATAATCCTTGATAGCTCCGCCGCTTTGGGACTGAGCCACGCCCGCCGAGGCGACCATATGGCCGACACACACCGCGATCGGGAAGACGCCGCACACGATAGTCCCGCAAAGGGGATAACGGGAAAATCCCGTCTGCTCCTTGGAACGGATTCCGATGACGTTTCCGCTGTCCACACCGTAGTTAGGCTTTGCACTCGCTTCCTTGACCTTCATCACCTCGGCGTCTATGATGCGGATGTCATTGACGCCACTCGGATTCTTGCCCCGGAGGAAGATGATAAACTCAGCCCATCTCTCCGGGTCTGTCTTATAAAACGGCTCTATGTAGGATTGTTCATATCCGAGAGCCTTGAGGGCAAGGAGGACGCCCGGCCTTGTCCCGGCCTGCTCCGCGATAATGGCCTTCATGGAAAGCCGTGTCCTGTAGGCTTCGGCATCCTCGCCCTTGAGCCGGGGCATTTCCCGGTCTTTACCGTGTTCCGGGAGCATGACCTCGCTTGCGCTGATGACCATTGACTCGGCCCGCACCCGGAAGATGTCCCTCTTGGTGTCGTCAAACAGCTTCCCGACGACCTTGAAAAAGATATAGAACTGATTCGCTGCCTTTTTCCCTTTCCTCAGCGGAGTAAAGAGGAGGCTGAACATGTACTCGCCGAACCTCTCAAATCTCGCCATCGCCTCACGTCCTTTCCACTGTCACCGATA harbors:
- a CDS encoding reverse transcriptase/maturase family protein is translated as MNNVITAKPLHERDAIMTNTTKSPLFDAVVDYDNIAKGYRETQRGARKFQKEAVIFDMCRERNLVHLWRDLKDEEYEVGKYIRFKVFEPKERNISAPHIRDKTVQFAVHSVLKEVYKPVFIKGSFACQEDKGNHRAVEHLQHNMRLCKWKHGGGWILKIDVKKFFYSIDRDILKRILQKKIKDEKLLRLLNKIIDSSPEGEKGIPLGNVTSQDMANIYLDKLDQYCVRFLKVKYYTRYMDDVCIVTPTKEQAQEYLKKIKTFLEERLGLETNQKTKIFPLEQGVNAYGFKIWTTHRLLRDKSKQAMKRRIKRMDEKQKAGEMTKKEVVQAVSSWLGYARWSCSFNLCKKIFAPYPYIKVEGEIYFGRISRNNQSRRPVQERSNPTSPH
- the avd gene encoding diversity-generating retroelement protein Avd — protein: MLQKKAEIFLDRIYPLLRNFPQSEKFCLCQEIKQACYRVIRNTMMYSALKTDDRIHYLREVDADLKLLLIHFGMARNQKYITQKKAYELQEKISELGRICGGLIKAHYGKK